Proteins from a single region of Lachnospiraceae bacterium:
- a CDS encoding SDR family NAD(P)-dependent oxidoreductase — MKKILVTGADGFIGSHLTEQLVKRGYQVKAFAYYNSFNTWGWLDSLPKEIMENVEVFTGDVRDPNGVREAMVGCQAVFHLAALIAIPFSYHSPDAYVDTNVKGTLNVLQAARLLETERILVTSTSEVYGTAQYVPIDEKHPYQGQSPYSATKIGADRLAESFYRSFELPITIVRPFNTFGPRQSARAVIPTIITQLLAGKEEIKLGSITPTRDFNYVKDTANGFIEIYRSDKTIGEEINIATQKEISIEQLGNELIRQINPKARIICDEQRLRPEKSEVNRLLGSNEKIRALTEWSPRYSFEQGLAETIAFFKDNLDKYKVDIYNI, encoded by the coding sequence ATGAAAAAGATCTTAGTTACAGGCGCAGATGGTTTTATTGGAAGCCATTTGACTGAGCAGTTGGTAAAAAGAGGATATCAAGTAAAGGCATTTGCTTATTATAACTCTTTTAATACATGGGGATGGTTAGATAGCCTTCCTAAAGAGATTATGGAGAATGTTGAAGTATTTACTGGCGACGTTCGTGATCCCAATGGGGTGCGAGAAGCGATGGTTGGTTGCCAAGCAGTATTCCATCTTGCTGCACTGATAGCCATTCCCTTTAGTTACCATTCTCCGGATGCATATGTGGATACAAATGTTAAAGGAACACTAAATGTTTTGCAGGCAGCAAGGCTTTTGGAGACAGAAAGAATACTGGTTACGTCAACATCTGAAGTATATGGTACAGCTCAATATGTCCCAATAGACGAAAAGCATCCATATCAAGGTCAATCACCATATTCAGCTACAAAAATTGGCGCTGATCGTTTAGCGGAATCTTTTTATCGCAGTTTTGAATTACCAATAACTATTGTACGTCCTTTTAATACTTTTGGACCAAGGCAGTCGGCTAGGGCTGTAATCCCCACGATTATTACACAACTGCTCGCAGGGAAGGAAGAAATTAAACTTGGATCCATCACTCCTACTCGCGATTTTAATTACGTGAAAGATACTGCGAATGGATTTATCGAAATTTATCGGTCAGATAAAACCATTGGTGAAGAAATCAACATTGCTACGCAAAAGGAAATTTCGATAGAACAGCTGGGTAACGAGTTAATTCGTCAAATTAATCCAAAGGCGAGGATTATATGTGATGAGCAACGATTGCGTCCAGAGAAGAGTGAAGTGAATCGCCTGCTGGGTAGCAACGAGAAAATCAGAGCACTTACAGAGTGGTCGCCAAGGTATTCCTTTGAACAAGGATTAGCGGAGACGATAGCCTTTTTCAAAGATAACTTAGATAAATACAAGGTCGATATTTATAATATTTAG
- a CDS encoding NTP transferase domain-containing protein — translation MEKTAVILSGGLGTRLKPFTNAIPKPLLPIGEKAVLEIQIERLVKHGFTQIVLATNYKADYIENFFGDGSRYGVKLVVSKEEKPLGTAGPIKLVSDLLTSPFLVMNGDILTTMDFNKMYDYACSNDSLLTIGLKKIIMPYAFGNIFFEGDRVTGIQEKPDLITYAMAGIYMMKPGILDCIPADTYFGIDKLVQGMLEQDIPVRKYDIEEYWLDIGRIDDYEKAQDDYEKFKE, via the coding sequence ATGGAAAAAACAGCGGTTATACTCTCCGGAGGATTGGGAACTAGATTGAAGCCTTTTACTAATGCTATTCCAAAACCACTTTTACCGATAGGTGAAAAGGCTGTGTTAGAGATTCAGATTGAAAGATTAGTGAAACATGGCTTTACACAAATAGTCTTGGCAACAAACTATAAAGCAGATTATATAGAGAATTTCTTCGGGGACGGTTCTCGTTATGGTGTAAAGCTTGTTGTTAGCAAGGAAGAGAAGCCCTTGGGCACTGCTGGACCAATTAAGCTAGTATCTGATTTATTAACTTCACCATTCCTTGTAATGAATGGTGACATCCTTACCACTATGGACTTCAATAAAATGTATGATTACGCCTGTAGTAATGATTCTCTCTTAACCATCGGACTAAAAAAGATTATTATGCCTTATGCCTTTGGAAATATATTTTTTGAAGGGGATCGTGTAACAGGCATACAGGAGAAACCCGACCTTATTACCTATGCAATGGCAGGAATTTATATGATGAAGCCGGGAATATTAGACTGTATTCCTGCAGACACATATTTTGGTATCGATAAGCTGGTTCAGGGTATGTTAGAGCAGGATATACCTGTTCGTAAGTATGATATTGAAGAATATTGGCTGGATATAGGTCGTATAGATGATTACGAAAAGGCGCAAGATGATTATGAGAAATTCAAAGAATGA
- a CDS encoding oligosaccharide flippase family protein, with product MEWIKEKIKYLKSDISRVLIASGVNKGISMILSIVIVRILSKEDYGLFSFAYNKVSIIMVFSGFGIISGILQFCSESISSEKKKRYYKFGFLFGLIANSILSILLLVYAMVIPMDMKGASEYVLYLAWLPIIAFCYEYGNTILRTQDRMIQYAKSTNINSFSYAAVSILLTLCIGVYGYVVGYYASYVVAIGYIIFVLLRNRNFGAWKTEKFQQSEIKPLLKFSIICMLTNSLSNVLGYIDLEMIGQIIPNAEVLAAYKIGSGIPSHATFITAAIVTAVYPNFAKNQGNYLWLKSSTKKLLLGLLTINGVVAVVLFLGAELIIQALYGPEYFDAVSMLRISSIGYLLSSVVRIPFGTLLLSMRKVKFNLVVCAISGVLNVILDLLLIPKYQSMGAVFTSLIVILVSGAMSFTGFVMYMKSIKNKTLKEEV from the coding sequence ATGGAGTGGATTAAAGAGAAAATAAAATATCTAAAGTCTGATATATCGCGTGTCTTAATAGCATCTGGAGTAAACAAAGGCATTAGCATGATATTAAGCATTGTCATTGTTCGGATTCTTTCGAAAGAAGATTACGGGCTGTTTTCTTTCGCATATAATAAAGTATCAATTATTATGGTATTTTCCGGCTTCGGAATTATCAGCGGTATCTTACAATTCTGTTCAGAATCAATCAGCAGTGAGAAAAAGAAAAGATACTATAAATTCGGCTTTCTCTTTGGATTGATCGCTAATAGTATCTTAAGTATCCTGCTGTTAGTTTATGCCATGGTCATTCCGATGGATATGAAGGGAGCCTCGGAATATGTGCTATATTTGGCTTGGCTGCCAATTATTGCGTTTTGCTATGAGTATGGAAACACAATTTTGCGTACTCAGGATCGCATGATTCAATATGCAAAGTCTACCAACATTAACTCTTTTTCATACGCTGCGGTATCTATTCTTCTAACGCTTTGTATTGGGGTATATGGGTATGTTGTTGGATATTACGCAAGTTATGTTGTTGCTATTGGCTATATTATTTTTGTTCTATTGAGAAATAGAAATTTTGGCGCATGGAAGACCGAAAAGTTTCAGCAGAGTGAAATAAAACCACTCCTTAAATTTTCTATTATTTGTATGCTGACAAACAGTTTGTCCAATGTGCTGGGATATATTGATTTGGAGATGATTGGTCAGATTATTCCGAATGCAGAAGTGTTGGCTGCATATAAAATTGGTTCAGGGATTCCTTCTCATGCGACCTTTATTACCGCGGCAATTGTCACGGCAGTCTATCCTAATTTTGCTAAAAACCAAGGGAATTATCTTTGGCTAAAATCAAGTACCAAAAAACTGCTCTTGGGCTTGCTGACCATTAATGGCGTTGTCGCTGTTGTTTTGTTTTTAGGCGCTGAACTAATTATCCAAGCATTATATGGACCTGAGTATTTCGATGCTGTATCAATGCTTAGAATTTCATCCATAGGGTATTTATTGTCAAGCGTTGTTCGCATTCCTTTTGGAACGCTTTTGTTATCAATGAGAAAAGTCAAGTTCAATCTGGTGGTTTGTGCAATCAGTGGCGTTTTAAACGTCATATTAGATCTTTTGCTGATTCCTAAGTATCAAAGTATGGGAGCGGTGTTTACATCACTTATTGTCATTCTGGTATCTGGGGCGATGTCTTTTACCGGATTTGTTATGTATATGAAGTCAATAAAAAATAAAACTCTTAAGGAGGAAGTATAG
- a CDS encoding acyltransferase, translating to MIMRNSKNEIHRYMGERQNTRNPNIELLRIISMLMILILHYFNQGRALWDVSEGSINYYLIWVVEAICYFSVNCYMLISGYFLWKTEFKLNKLISFWLTGAFYSVVLFVMCVALNIYEFSVKGVFMAIFHVASRANWYVSVYFALYCLLPLLNYAIQAMSKKEMKVVTAAVLILFSIIPTVLFFWDAFGVSNGYSLLWYVALYLVGALLSRFYAERIKAIKTSVLILGMLTVLLLPIFKFAVRAMSDSIPAISGFTDILYKYNSIPVVIASVSMFCLFARIQISGDRITRLINRIAKTTLGVFIIHTHFALRDSLWIMLGSKDVMNSQLLWLHLSGCIILVFVICSFIDLGRAKLFDVLKVEKFVIKFSEKINMLFDKERLEKKND from the coding sequence ATGATTATGAGAAATTCAAAGAATGAGATTCATCGATACATGGGGGAAAGGCAAAATACACGTAATCCTAATATCGAATTGCTTAGAATTATTTCTATGCTGATGATTCTTATTTTGCACTACTTCAACCAAGGCAGAGCACTTTGGGATGTATCAGAAGGAAGTATTAATTATTACTTAATATGGGTTGTCGAAGCAATCTGCTATTTTTCAGTAAACTGTTATATGTTAATCAGTGGTTATTTTCTTTGGAAGACAGAGTTCAAATTGAATAAATTGATTTCTTTCTGGTTAACAGGAGCTTTTTATTCAGTTGTATTGTTTGTTATGTGTGTTGCGTTAAATATATATGAGTTTTCTGTTAAAGGCGTATTTATGGCTATTTTTCACGTAGCTAGTAGGGCGAACTGGTATGTGAGCGTTTATTTTGCCTTGTATTGCTTGTTACCGTTGCTAAATTATGCAATACAGGCAATGTCAAAAAAAGAGATGAAAGTGGTAACGGCTGCTGTTCTTATTCTTTTCTCGATCATTCCAACAGTACTGTTCTTTTGGGATGCATTCGGTGTAAGTAATGGATATAGTTTACTTTGGTACGTGGCTCTATATTTGGTAGGAGCTTTGTTAAGCCGTTTTTATGCCGAGAGAATAAAAGCTATTAAAACATCTGTACTGATCCTAGGAATGCTTACTGTTCTGTTATTGCCGATATTTAAGTTTGCAGTTAGGGCTATGTCTGATAGCATACCAGCTATATCAGGGTTTACAGATATACTATATAAATATAACTCCATTCCTGTTGTCATTGCATCTGTATCAATGTTTTGTTTATTTGCCCGTATACAGATCTCTGGAGATAGAATTACCCGATTGATAAATAGAATTGCTAAAACGACGCTGGGTGTATTTATTATTCATACTCACTTTGCGCTTAGGGATTCTTTATGGATAATGCTCGGTTCAAAGGATGTTATGAATTCTCAGTTGCTATGGTTGCATTTATCAGGATGCATAATTTTGGTTTTTGTAATATGTAGTTTTATTGATCTTGGCCGAGCAAAATTGTTCGACGTTTTAAAAGTTGAAAAGTTCGTTATCAAATTCAGTGAAAAAATCAACATGTTATTTGACAAGGAAAGGTTGGAAAAGAAGAATGACTAA